One window of Trifolium pratense cultivar HEN17-A07 linkage group LG5, ARS_RC_1.1, whole genome shotgun sequence genomic DNA carries:
- the LOC123884050 gene encoding uncharacterized protein LOC123884050 has protein sequence MASNSTMVVNERAGAEIVYGSENCFNHSIQLLEELGFPKGVLPLKDLVECGRVRETGFVWMKQKAPSEHFFEGTKTLVSYGIEVTAYVEKFKMKKMSGIKSKQLFVWVPIIEMSIDGFNGKKIFFKTPMGIGKSFHATSFMTIEEKEKYELLQLKDKEVEIKEN, from the coding sequence ATGGCTAGCAATAGTACAATGGTAGTGAACGAGCGAGCAGGGGCGGAAATTGTCTATGGTTCCGAAAACTGCTTCAACCATTCCATACAACTCTTAGAAGAGCTTGGATTTCCAAAAGGTGTTCTTCCTTTGAAAGACCTTGTAGAATGTGGAAGAGTTAGAGAAACTGGATTTGTTTGGATGAAGCAAAAAGCACCAAGTGAACATTTTTTTGAAGGTACAAAGACTCTTGTGAGCTATGGAATTGAAGTAACTGCTTATGTGGAGAAATTCAAGATGAAGAAAATGAGTGGAATTAAGAGTAAGCAATTGTTTGTTTGGGTTCCTATAATTGAAATGAGTATTGATGGTTTTAATGGAAAGAAGATATTTTTTAAGACTCCTATGGGGATTGGTAAGTCATTTCATGCTACTTCATTTATGACTATTGAGGAAAAGGAAAAGTATGAGTTGTTGCAATTGAAGGATAAGGAGGTGGAgatcaaagaaaattaa
- the LOC123884049 gene encoding polyubiquitin isoform X2 produces the protein MDMYIRIKRDKTTYFIRCKPSDKILDIKEKLQELIDQPVNDQRLILPGTGEVLEDAKTLADQKIETDAVVALTLRKDDNEFEEVNIVRPNDFYQTRDAEGGNW, from the exons ATG GATATGTACATTCGCATTAAGCGTGATAAGACAACATATTTCATCCGGTGTAAGCCATCTGACAAAATTCTTGACATAAAGGAGAAATTACAAGAACTAATCGATCAACCTGTTAATGACCAACGGTTAATTCTACCTGGTACTGGCGAAGTATTAGAGGACGCTAAGACTCTGGCTGATCAAAAG ATTGAAACTGATGCTGTTGTTGCACTGACCTTGAGGAAAG ATGATAATGAGTTTGAGGAAGTCAACATTGTTCGACCAAATGATTTCTATCAGACAAGGGATGCAGAGGGTGGCAATTG GTGA
- the LOC123884051 gene encoding probable receptor-like protein kinase At5g18500 isoform X1, translated as MFPFMSMSHLDFLLSWDVNFLPKLSFCFSSYFFGNTKMASDLNSGLSKKTFVFGLKVWVLMGIIVGLFIIIILAVLSICLTLRKKSRRGNGGMRPLSHILSISEEIKEISVDQVSSNNHPQNGSFMSLNDKFSDGDSGKVLIQTKNGDNSSQSGSFNRLEKDPSGSQSGEDSGGFRSISAYRSSSHPISAPSPCSGLPEFSHLGWGHWFTLRDLELATNRFSKDNIIGEGGYGVVYRGQLINGNPVAIKKLLNNLGQAEKEFRVEVEAIGHVRHKNLVRLLGFCIEGTHRLLIYEYVNNGNLEQWLHGAMRQHGYLTWEARIKILLGTAKALAYLHEAIEPKVVHRDIKSSNILIDDSFNAKISDFGLAKLLGAGKSHITTRVMGTFGYVAPEYANSGLLNEKSDVYSFGVLLLEAITGRDPVDYSRSAAEVNLVDWLKMMVGCRRSEEVVDPNIETRPSTSALKRSLLTALRCVDPDSEKRPKMSQVVRMLESEEYPIPREDRRRRKSQAGNIEVESQRETSDTDKSDNPDHKPNGRTNQHM; from the exons ATGTTTCCTTTCATGAGTATGAGTCATTTAGACTTTTTGCTTAGTTGGGATGTGAATTTCTTACCaaaattaagtttttgtttttcttcat atttttttggaAACACCAAAATGGCGTCTGATCTAAATTCAGGGTTGTCAAAGAAAACATTTGTTTTCGGATTGAAAGTTTGGGTATTAATGGGAATTATTGTTGGTTTGTTCATTATAATCATTCTTGCGGTGCTATCAATATGTCTTACTTTAAGAAAGAAATCGAGAAGAGGCAACGGTGGCATGCGTCCTCTTAGCCATATTCTGTCTATTTCAGAAGAGATCAAAGAAATTAGTGTCGATCAAGTTTCATCGAATAATCATCCGCAAAATGGTTCTTTCATGAGCTTGAATGACAAGTTTAGTGATGGCGATTCCGGAAAGGTTTTGATCCAGACAAAGAATGGAGATAATAGTAGTCAATCAGGCTCGTTTAATCGTTTAGAGAAAGATCCGAGTGGTTCTCAGTCAGGTGAAGATAGTGGCGGTTTTAGGAGCATTTCAGCTTATAGGTCTTCGTCGCATCCTATATCTGCACCATCACCATGTTCTGGTCTTCCTGAATTCTCTCACCTTGGCTGGGGTCACTGGTTTACACTAAGGGACTTGGAACTTGCAACTAACAGGTTTTCGAAAGACAATATTATCGGTGAAGGTGGTTATGGAGTTGTCTATCGAGGTCAACTTATCAATGGGAATCCTGTTGCCATTAAGAAGCTCCTCAATAATTT AGGACAAGCTGAAAAGGAATTTAGGGTGGAAGTTGAGGCTATTGGTCATGTGCGGCATAAGAACTTGGTTCGACTTTTAGGCTTTTGCATTGAAGGAACTCACAG GTTATTGATTTATGAGTATGTTAACAACGGCAATTTAGAGCAGTGGCTTCATGGAGCCATGCGGCAGCATGGATATCTTACTTGGGAAGCTCGGATAAAAATTCTTCTTGGAACAGCCAAAGC GCTTGCTTACTTGCACGAGGCGATTGAGCCAAAAGTTGTACATCGAGATATTAAGTCGAGCAATATTTTAATTGATGATAGCTTTAATGCAAAAATATCTGACTTTGGGCTTGCTAAGTTACTTGGTGCTGGAAAAAGTCACATTACAACTAGAGTAATGGGTACTTTTGG ATACGTAGCTCCAGAATATGCGAATTCTGGCTTGTTAAATGAGAAGAGTGATGTTTATAGCTTTGGTGTATTGCTTCTTGAAGCAATTACAGGAAGAGATCCAGTCGATTATAGCCGATCAGCAGCCGAG GTAAATTTGGTTGACTGGCTCAAGATGATGGTAGGGTGTAGGCGCTCAGAAGAGGTGGTGGACCCTAATATTGAGACTAGGCCATCGACTAGTGCCCTAAAACGATCCCTTTTAACTGCTTTGAGGTGTGTTGATCCAGATTCTGAAAAAAGACCAAAGATGAGCCAAGTTGTTCGCATGCTTGAATCAGAGGAATATCCTATACCTCGAGAG GATCGTAGACGGCGAAAGAGCCAAGCAGGAAACATAGAGGTAGAGAGCCAGAGGGAGACTTCAGATACAGATAAGAGTGACAATCCAGATCATAAACCAAATGGCAGAACAAACCAACACATGTAG
- the LOC123884049 gene encoding polyubiquitin isoform X1, translated as MDMYIRIKRDKTTYFIRCKPSDKILDIKEKLQELIDQPVNDQRLILPGTGEVLEDAKTLADQKIETDAVVALTLRKDDNEFEEVNIVRPNDFYQTRDAEGGNW; from the exons ATG GATATGTACATTCGCATTAAGCGTGATAAGACAACATATTTCATCCGGTGTAAGCCATCTGACAAAATTCTTGACATAAAGGAGAAATTACAAGAACTAATCGATCAACCTGTTAATGACCAACGGTTAATTCTACCTGGTACTGGCGAAGTATTAGAGGACGCTAAGACTCTGGCTGATCAAAAG ATTGAAACTGATGCTGTTGTTGCACTGACCTTGAGGAAAG ATGATAATGAGTTTGAGGAAGTCAACATTGTTCGACCAAATGATTTCTATCAGACAAGGGATGCAGAGGGTGGCAATTGGTAA
- the LOC123884053 gene encoding protein FAR1-RELATED SEQUENCE 4-like — MIFSSQEVTKYYKNYARCMGFGVSKISSKNGDDGKRYFTLGCSRARSYVSNSKNLLKPNPITKSQCKARVNVCVSLDGTVTISRVSLEHNHELSPSKSRYFRCNKNLDPHIKRSLELNDRAGINAQHHINDRPLS; from the exons ATGATATTTAGTTCTCAAGAAGTTACCAAATATTACAAGAATTATGCTAGGTGTATGGGTTTTGGAGTTAGTAAAATCAGTTCAAAAAATGGAGATGATGGAAAAAGATACTTTACTCTAGGATGTAGTCGTGCAAGAAGCTACGTGAGTAATTCAAAAAACCTTTTAAAGCCAAATCCTATCACAAAATCACAATGTAAGGCTAGAGTAAATGTGTGTGTGTCTTTAGATGGAACAGTTACAATTTCAAGAGTTTCTCTTGAGCATAATCATGAATTAAGCCCAAGCAAATCAAGATATTTTAGATGCAACAAGAATCTAGATCCTCATATAAAAAGAAGTTTGGAGCTTAATGATCGAGCTGGGATAAAT GCACAACATCATATAAATGATCGCCCATTATCATGA
- the LOC123884051 gene encoding probable receptor-like protein kinase At5g18500 isoform X2: MASDLNSGLSKKTFVFGLKVWVLMGIIVGLFIIIILAVLSICLTLRKKSRRGNGGMRPLSHILSISEEIKEISVDQVSSNNHPQNGSFMSLNDKFSDGDSGKVLIQTKNGDNSSQSGSFNRLEKDPSGSQSGEDSGGFRSISAYRSSSHPISAPSPCSGLPEFSHLGWGHWFTLRDLELATNRFSKDNIIGEGGYGVVYRGQLINGNPVAIKKLLNNLGQAEKEFRVEVEAIGHVRHKNLVRLLGFCIEGTHRLLIYEYVNNGNLEQWLHGAMRQHGYLTWEARIKILLGTAKALAYLHEAIEPKVVHRDIKSSNILIDDSFNAKISDFGLAKLLGAGKSHITTRVMGTFGYVAPEYANSGLLNEKSDVYSFGVLLLEAITGRDPVDYSRSAAEVNLVDWLKMMVGCRRSEEVVDPNIETRPSTSALKRSLLTALRCVDPDSEKRPKMSQVVRMLESEEYPIPREDRRRRKSQAGNIEVESQRETSDTDKSDNPDHKPNGRTNQHM; the protein is encoded by the exons ATGGCGTCTGATCTAAATTCAGGGTTGTCAAAGAAAACATTTGTTTTCGGATTGAAAGTTTGGGTATTAATGGGAATTATTGTTGGTTTGTTCATTATAATCATTCTTGCGGTGCTATCAATATGTCTTACTTTAAGAAAGAAATCGAGAAGAGGCAACGGTGGCATGCGTCCTCTTAGCCATATTCTGTCTATTTCAGAAGAGATCAAAGAAATTAGTGTCGATCAAGTTTCATCGAATAATCATCCGCAAAATGGTTCTTTCATGAGCTTGAATGACAAGTTTAGTGATGGCGATTCCGGAAAGGTTTTGATCCAGACAAAGAATGGAGATAATAGTAGTCAATCAGGCTCGTTTAATCGTTTAGAGAAAGATCCGAGTGGTTCTCAGTCAGGTGAAGATAGTGGCGGTTTTAGGAGCATTTCAGCTTATAGGTCTTCGTCGCATCCTATATCTGCACCATCACCATGTTCTGGTCTTCCTGAATTCTCTCACCTTGGCTGGGGTCACTGGTTTACACTAAGGGACTTGGAACTTGCAACTAACAGGTTTTCGAAAGACAATATTATCGGTGAAGGTGGTTATGGAGTTGTCTATCGAGGTCAACTTATCAATGGGAATCCTGTTGCCATTAAGAAGCTCCTCAATAATTT AGGACAAGCTGAAAAGGAATTTAGGGTGGAAGTTGAGGCTATTGGTCATGTGCGGCATAAGAACTTGGTTCGACTTTTAGGCTTTTGCATTGAAGGAACTCACAG GTTATTGATTTATGAGTATGTTAACAACGGCAATTTAGAGCAGTGGCTTCATGGAGCCATGCGGCAGCATGGATATCTTACTTGGGAAGCTCGGATAAAAATTCTTCTTGGAACAGCCAAAGC GCTTGCTTACTTGCACGAGGCGATTGAGCCAAAAGTTGTACATCGAGATATTAAGTCGAGCAATATTTTAATTGATGATAGCTTTAATGCAAAAATATCTGACTTTGGGCTTGCTAAGTTACTTGGTGCTGGAAAAAGTCACATTACAACTAGAGTAATGGGTACTTTTGG ATACGTAGCTCCAGAATATGCGAATTCTGGCTTGTTAAATGAGAAGAGTGATGTTTATAGCTTTGGTGTATTGCTTCTTGAAGCAATTACAGGAAGAGATCCAGTCGATTATAGCCGATCAGCAGCCGAG GTAAATTTGGTTGACTGGCTCAAGATGATGGTAGGGTGTAGGCGCTCAGAAGAGGTGGTGGACCCTAATATTGAGACTAGGCCATCGACTAGTGCCCTAAAACGATCCCTTTTAACTGCTTTGAGGTGTGTTGATCCAGATTCTGAAAAAAGACCAAAGATGAGCCAAGTTGTTCGCATGCTTGAATCAGAGGAATATCCTATACCTCGAGAG GATCGTAGACGGCGAAAGAGCCAAGCAGGAAACATAGAGGTAGAGAGCCAGAGGGAGACTTCAGATACAGATAAGAGTGACAATCCAGATCATAAACCAAATGGCAGAACAAACCAACACATGTAG